The Vicinamibacterales bacterium sequence CTCGCTGATCGCCAGGCCGTCCCGTAACCGCATTCGGCGGACTTTCGCGTACATCGCCAGGGTGTGCACCTCGTATCCCTAGCAGGCCTCCACGCCTGCCAGGACATCGGAACACCCTGGTCAATTTTCGGTGAGCAGAACTGCGATTCCCTGGTCAGTTTTCAACGAGCGGCAAAAGCCTGGCTTGAGGCTAGTGCTGCTGTCTGGTGTTTCGCTCTAGTTGCCGACGCTCAGCGGGGTGGCGCGGCGCATTCTCCGAGAGCGCCTGAAGCCATAACCCTAAGCGACTACCACCACGGCTCAGCTTTGAGGCCGTCCCTAATTTTTGTATCCTCGGCGGGTGACGCGTCGGCGCATCCTGCTGGTCGAAGACGACGCCGACCTGCGGCGCATGTTCCGTCAGGTGCTCTCGTTCGGCGGCTTCGATGTGGAGGAAGCTGGCGACGGTTTGCGGGCCCTGCACCAAATCGATAACCGCCCGCCCGACGCGCTCGTACTCGACCTCGGCCTTCCGATCATCAGCGGGCAAACGG is a genomic window containing:
- a CDS encoding response regulator codes for the protein MTRRRILLVEDDADLRRMFRQVLSFGGFDVEEAGDGLRALHQIDNRPPDALVLDLGLPIISGQTVRAELAAQAHTRQIPVIVVTGDPGDFDSLNVACLLRKPVSPDRLLHVVQDCIARGGAAVKS